In Silene latifolia isolate original U9 population chromosome X, ASM4854445v1, whole genome shotgun sequence, the following proteins share a genomic window:
- the LOC141620820 gene encoding putative RING-H2 finger protein ATL69: MVDIYILIAVIAALTGFLILGCWTFSRNQNQILILVEGVLMVHAEVVPPKGLTQEMIDSYPRVVVGESGRMLQQDDNTCPICLTEYLINDTLKILPECLHRYHADCLDEWLSRNATCPVCRIQASCSLTSDYS, from the coding sequence ATGGTCGATATTTACATCCTAATAGCAGTAATTGCCGCGCTGACAGGCTTCCTAATCTTAGGGTGTTGGACTTTCagtcgaaaccaaaaccaaatactAATCCTGGTCGAAGGGGTGCTGATGGTCCACGCTGAGGTTGTGCCGCCCAAGGGACTAACCCAGGAAATGATAGACTCGTATCCAAGGGTTGTGGTTGGAGAAAGCGGGAGAATGCTTCAACAAGATGATAACACGTGTCCTATATGTTTAACGGAGTATCTTATTAACGACACTCTGAAGATTCTGCCGGAATGTTTGCATAGATATCATGCTGATTGCTTAGATGAATGGCTCTCTCGAAATGCTACTTGTCCTGTTTGTAGAATTCAAGCATCTTGTTCTTTGACTTCCGATTACTCTTGA